In one Roseburia intestinalis L1-82 genomic region, the following are encoded:
- a CDS encoding class I SAM-dependent DNA methyltransferase has product MEAYTSFAQVYDLFMDNVPYEEWSRYIIGLMKEYGICDGTVLDLGCGTGKITRLLKKAGYDMIGVDNSPEMLEIAAETGYQEMPEDEILYLLQDMRELELYGSVRAVVSICDSMNYLLEETDLLSLFYRVNEYLDPDGIFIFDLNTVYKYRELLGETTIAENREEGSFIWDNYFDEEEQINEYDLTLFIREEEGLYRRFEETHYQRAYELETVKHLLEQAGLEFVAAYDAFTREPVKEDSERIYVIARSNQET; this is encoded by the coding sequence TTGGAAGCATATACAAGTTTTGCGCAGGTATATGATCTGTTCATGGATAATGTTCCCTATGAAGAGTGGAGCAGGTATATTATAGGACTTATGAAAGAATATGGGATCTGTGACGGAACAGTACTTGATTTAGGCTGTGGAACGGGAAAGATTACAAGATTGTTGAAAAAAGCGGGCTACGATATGATCGGTGTGGATAATTCACCGGAAATGTTGGAGATCGCGGCGGAGACCGGATATCAGGAGATGCCGGAGGATGAGATCTTATATCTGTTACAGGATATGAGAGAACTTGAACTGTACGGAAGCGTGCGTGCAGTCGTGAGCATCTGTGATTCGATGAACTATCTGCTGGAAGAGACAGATCTTTTGTCCCTGTTTTACCGTGTCAACGAATATTTAGATCCGGATGGTATTTTTATCTTCGATCTGAACACAGTATATAAATACAGAGAACTCTTAGGCGAGACGACAATCGCTGAGAACCGCGAGGAGGGAAGCTTCATCTGGGATAACTATTTCGATGAGGAAGAACAGATCAATGAATACGATCTGACGCTTTTTATCCGGGAGGAAGAAGGACTTTACCGCAGATTTGAGGAGACGCACTACCAGCGTGCCTACGAATTAGAAACCGTAAAACACCTTTTAGAACAGGCTGGACTTGAATTCGTCGCAGCATATGACGCATTTACGAGAGAGCCGGTAAAAGAGGACAGCGAGCGCATTTATGTGATCGCGAGGAGCAATCAGGAAACCTGA
- the hslO gene encoding Hsp33 family molecular chaperone HslO yields the protein MSDYIVRATAADSQIRAFAITSKEMVEEARRAHDTRPVITAALGRLLSGAAMMGTMMKGDNDLLTIQIQCGGPAKGLTVTADSHGHVKGFPMESQVELPLNAQGKLDVGGALGLGVMSVIKDMGLKEPYVGQIALQTGEIAEDLTYYFATSEQIPSAVGLGVLVDKDLSVRQAGGFIIQLMPFTSDEVIEKLENKIREIASVTEMLEQGMTPEQILEEILGDFGLEISDKIPAAFECDCSKERVSRAISTLSKKDLDSIINDGEAIEVKCQFCNKAYHFDVDELKEMRSAK from the coding sequence ATGAGTGATTATATTGTAAGAGCAACAGCGGCGGACAGCCAGATTCGTGCATTTGCCATCACATCAAAGGAAATGGTTGAGGAGGCAAGAAGAGCCCACGACACAAGACCGGTCATCACGGCAGCGTTGGGACGTCTTTTGAGCGGTGCGGCAATGATGGGAACAATGATGAAAGGGGATAATGATCTTTTGACGATCCAGATCCAGTGCGGCGGTCCGGCAAAAGGACTTACCGTGACAGCGGATTCCCATGGCCATGTCAAGGGATTTCCTATGGAATCCCAGGTGGAACTGCCGTTAAATGCACAGGGCAAATTAGATGTGGGCGGAGCGCTTGGACTTGGCGTGATGAGTGTCATCAAAGACATGGGCTTAAAAGAACCGTATGTGGGACAGATCGCACTGCAGACCGGAGAGATCGCTGAGGATCTGACCTATTATTTTGCAACATCTGAACAGATCCCGTCCGCAGTAGGGCTTGGGGTTTTAGTGGACAAAGACTTATCGGTGCGCCAGGCGGGTGGTTTTATCATCCAGCTGATGCCGTTTACCAGTGATGAGGTCATTGAAAAACTGGAAAATAAGATCAGGGAGATCGCATCTGTAACGGAAATGTTAGAGCAGGGTATGACACCGGAGCAGATTTTAGAGGAAATCTTAGGAGATTTCGGTCTTGAGATCTCAGATAAGATCCCGGCTGCATTTGAGTGTGACTGTTCAAAGGAGAGAGTTTCACGTGCAATTTCTACGCTGAGCAAAAAAGATTTAGATTCGATCATCAATGACGGAGAGGCAATCGAGGTAAAATGCCAGTTCTGTAACAAGGCATACCATTTTGATGTGGACGAATTAAAGGAAATGCGTTCTGCAAAATAA
- a CDS encoding NAD(+) synthase, producing MRQGFVKVAAVTPKIRVADTGYNAKVICQSVKEAAEAGAKVIVLPELCITGYTCGDLFLQEKLLREAKEELLHIAAFTTDVDAIVFVGLPLAYKGKLYNVAAALNRGKILGIVPKTYLPNYNEFYEARHFTRGMEEVADVRLTEELTVPMGTRQLFTCLELPELVIAAELCEDLWTMNPPSIGHAMHGATLIVNLSASDETTGKPAYRRELVKGQSARLLCGYIYASAGDGESTQDVVYSGHNLIAENGRLLAESELFDAQTISTEIDVSRLASERRRMTTFETVTEPVYRENVFSLQMEETKLTRYIDPMPFVPSGERDRTLRCEEILSIQSMGLKKRLEHTHCKSAVIGISGGLDSTLALLVTVRAFDALGMDHSNIKAVTMPGFGTTDRTYDNAVSLIRCLGADFIEVDIKDAVNIHFRDIGQDPSMHDVTYENGQARERTQILMDIANKSGGMVIGTGDLSELALGWATYNGDHMSMYAVNASVPKTLVRHLVRYYADTCGDETLKQVLLDVLDTPVSPELLPPEDGKISQKTEDLVGPYELHDFYLYHMLRLSYAPAKVYRLAKQAFAGTYDDATIFKWLETFYRRFFAQQFKRSCLPDGPKVGSVAVSPRGDLRMPSDACASIWLAELEELKDAVSQG from the coding sequence ATGAGACAGGGATTTGTGAAAGTTGCAGCGGTAACACCAAAGATCAGGGTTGCCGACACAGGATATAATGCAAAAGTGATCTGCCAGTCTGTTAAAGAGGCGGCAGAGGCGGGAGCAAAAGTGATCGTTCTGCCGGAACTGTGTATCACAGGGTATACCTGTGGGGATCTGTTTTTACAGGAAAAGCTGCTTCGGGAGGCGAAAGAAGAATTATTGCATATCGCAGCATTTACGACAGATGTGGATGCGATCGTATTTGTCGGACTTCCACTTGCATACAAAGGAAAATTATATAACGTGGCAGCGGCATTAAATCGTGGAAAAATTCTTGGTATCGTACCGAAAACCTACCTTCCGAATTATAATGAATTTTATGAAGCGCGCCATTTTACGAGAGGTATGGAAGAAGTGGCCGATGTACGGCTGACCGAAGAATTGACGGTGCCGATGGGAACGAGACAGTTATTTACCTGTCTGGAGCTGCCGGAACTTGTGATCGCAGCAGAACTCTGTGAGGATCTCTGGACGATGAATCCGCCGAGCATCGGACATGCCATGCACGGAGCAACGCTGATCGTAAATCTTTCCGCATCGGACGAGACGACCGGAAAACCGGCTTACCGCAGGGAACTGGTAAAAGGACAGTCGGCAAGACTGCTCTGCGGCTATATCTATGCGAGTGCAGGGGACGGCGAGTCCACACAGGATGTGGTCTATTCCGGGCATAACCTGATCGCAGAAAATGGACGTTTGTTAGCGGAGTCAGAACTTTTTGACGCACAGACGATATCCACCGAGATCGATGTGTCCCGTCTTGCGTCCGAGCGCCGCAGAATGACAACATTTGAGACGGTCACAGAGCCGGTATATCGTGAAAATGTATTTTCCTTACAGATGGAAGAGACAAAGCTGACACGTTATATTGATCCGATGCCGTTTGTGCCGTCCGGAGAGCGCGACCGTACACTGCGCTGCGAGGAGATCTTATCGATCCAGTCGATGGGACTGAAAAAACGTTTAGAGCATACACACTGTAAGTCTGCAGTGATCGGAATTTCCGGCGGACTCGATTCCACGCTGGCACTTCTTGTCACCGTGCGTGCTTTTGATGCGCTCGGAATGGATCACAGTAATATCAAGGCAGTGACCATGCCGGGATTTGGTACGACAGACCGCACTTACGATAATGCAGTATCATTGATCCGCTGTCTGGGAGCTGATTTTATCGAGGTGGATATCAAAGATGCCGTCAACATTCATTTCCGGGATATCGGACAGGATCCGTCGATGCATGACGTGACCTACGAGAACGGACAGGCGAGAGAGCGCACGCAGATTTTGATGGATATTGCAAATAAGTCCGGCGGAATGGTCATCGGAACCGGAGATCTGTCGGAACTTGCACTTGGCTGGGCAACTTACAACGGGGATCACATGTCCATGTATGCGGTCAATGCCTCGGTGCCAAAGACGCTTGTGCGCCATCTGGTGCGCTATTATGCAGATACCTGCGGGGATGAGACGTTAAAACAGGTGCTGCTTGATGTGCTTGACACACCTGTCTCCCCGGAACTTTTACCGCCGGAAGACGGAAAAATTTCACAGAAAACGGAGGACTTAGTCGGCCCTTACGAGCTGCACGATTTTTATCTGTATCATATGCTGCGTCTTTCCTACGCACCGGCAAAGGTTTACCGTCTGGCAAAACAGGCATTTGCCGGAACTTATGACGATGCAACGATTTTTAAGTGGCTGGAGACATTTTACCGCCGTTTCTTTGCGCAGCAGTTTAAACGTTCCTGCCTGCCGGACGGACCAAAAGTCGGAAGTGTTGCGGTATCTCCGCGTGGGGATCTGCGTATGCCGTCCGATGCGTGTGCCTCAATATGGTTAGCGGAACTGGAGGAGTTAAAGGATGCAGTATCGCAGGGATAA
- a CDS encoding aldo/keto reductase gives MQYRRDKKGNELSVLGYGCMRFTKNGSSVDLDKAEKEVMAAIKAGVNYFDTAYVYAGNEAAVGEILDRNHCREQIYLATKLPHYLIKSVAGAEKMFQEELRRLKTDYIDYYLMHMLTDIPTWEKLKKIGMQDWIEEKLASGQIRNIGFSYHGNTEMFKQLVDACDWDFCQIQYNYMDEYSQAGVEGLRYANAKGLPVIIMEPLRGGRLVNLLPESAKKLFRADKEGRTPAQLALKWLYNQPEVTCVLSGMNSMEMVEQNLKTASESHVGCLTASDAALIEQVKEEIKKHVKVGCTGCGYCMPCPRGVDIPGTFRCYNAMYSEGKKSGRKDYLQCTAFRKDTASASQCVGCGKCEKHCPQHIEIRKELKCAASELEDVKYKVMKSAIQILKLW, from the coding sequence ATGCAGTATCGCAGGGATAAAAAAGGAAATGAATTGTCTGTTTTAGGATATGGATGTATGCGTTTTACTAAAAACGGCAGCAGTGTCGATCTTGATAAGGCGGAAAAAGAGGTGATGGCGGCGATCAAAGCAGGTGTTAATTACTTTGACACTGCCTATGTCTATGCAGGCAATGAGGCAGCAGTCGGAGAGATCTTAGACCGCAACCACTGCAGGGAGCAGATCTATCTGGCGACAAAGCTGCCACATTATCTGATCAAGTCTGTCGCAGGTGCGGAAAAGATGTTTCAGGAGGAATTGCGCAGATTAAAAACCGATTATATCGATTATTATCTGATGCATATGCTCACCGATATACCGACCTGGGAAAAATTAAAAAAGATCGGCATGCAGGACTGGATCGAGGAAAAATTAGCGTCCGGTCAGATCAGAAATATCGGATTTTCCTATCATGGAAATACCGAGATGTTCAAACAGCTCGTGGATGCCTGCGACTGGGATTTCTGCCAGATCCAGTACAACTATATGGATGAATACTCACAGGCAGGCGTGGAAGGACTGCGCTATGCAAATGCAAAAGGACTTCCGGTCATCATCATGGAGCCTCTTCGCGGAGGCAGACTGGTAAATCTTTTACCGGAGTCAGCAAAAAAATTGTTCCGCGCTGACAAGGAAGGACGTACACCGGCGCAGCTTGCCCTGAAATGGCTCTATAACCAGCCAGAAGTAACCTGTGTGCTCTCCGGGATGAATTCCATGGAAATGGTGGAGCAGAACCTAAAGACGGCATCTGAGTCCCATGTGGGCTGTCTGACGGCATCAGACGCAGCACTGATCGAACAGGTGAAAGAAGAGATCAAAAAGCATGTCAAAGTCGGCTGTACCGGATGTGGGTATTGTATGCCGTGTCCGCGGGGAGTGGATATTCCGGGAACATTCCGCTGTTATAATGCGATGTATTCGGAAGGGAAAAAATCAGGACGGAAAGATTATTTACAGTGTACGGCATTCCGGAAAGACACCGCAAGCGCATCCCAGTGTGTCGGCTGCGGAAAATGCGAAAAACACTGCCCGCAGCATATTGAGATACGCAAAGAGTTAAAATGTGCAGCGTCAGAATTGGAAGACGTGAAGTATAAGGTAATGAAGTCTGCAATTCAGATTTTAAAATTATGGTAA
- a CDS encoding amidohydrolase family protein, producing the protein MEKKSFVLKGNIVYSGENKELCSIEGGYVVCENGICRGAFEKLPKQYETLPLTDYGDKIILPGMTDLHVHAPQYTFRALGMDLELLDWLNVHTFPEEAKYVDISYAKRAYGSFVSDLKHSLTTRACIFATLHREATVALMDLLEESGIVSYVGKVNMDRNGGENLCEADASAAAEDTKKWIEETAGKYERTNPILTPRFIPSCTDELMRELAKLQKTTGLRVQSHLSENPSEVAWVKELVPAAKNYADAYAVFDMFGDKDHPAVMAHCIYSEDEMDLLKEHGVYVAHCPESNLNLSSGIAPVRKFLEEGIAVGLGSDVAGGSSLSMAKALTLAVQVSKMYWRLIDEKSKPLTFAEAFYLATAGGGSYFGKVGTFLDGYEFDAVVAEDHIAKDVREYTPIQRTERMMYDESTMTICAKYAAGCACEL; encoded by the coding sequence TTGGAAAAGAAAAGTTTTGTTTTAAAGGGAAATATCGTATATTCAGGAGAAAACAAGGAACTGTGCAGTATAGAGGGTGGTTATGTTGTATGTGAAAACGGTATCTGCCGCGGCGCATTTGAAAAGTTGCCGAAACAGTATGAAACACTGCCGCTGACCGATTATGGTGATAAGATCATCCTTCCGGGAATGACGGATCTGCATGTGCATGCACCACAGTATACGTTCCGGGCACTTGGCATGGATCTTGAACTTTTAGACTGGCTGAATGTGCATACTTTTCCGGAAGAGGCAAAATATGTGGATATCTCCTATGCAAAAAGAGCATATGGAAGTTTTGTGTCTGATTTAAAGCACAGTCTGACAACGCGTGCCTGCATTTTTGCGACACTTCACAGAGAGGCAACCGTTGCTTTGATGGATCTTTTGGAGGAGAGCGGGATCGTAAGCTATGTTGGCAAGGTAAATATGGACCGTAACGGTGGTGAGAATCTCTGTGAGGCGGATGCGTCTGCTGCGGCAGAAGATACGAAAAAGTGGATTGAGGAGACAGCCGGAAAATATGAGCGTACAAACCCGATCTTAACACCGCGTTTTATTCCAAGCTGTACGGATGAGCTGATGAGAGAACTTGCAAAACTGCAGAAAACGACAGGACTCCGCGTGCAGTCGCATCTGTCGGAAAACCCATCGGAAGTCGCATGGGTAAAAGAGCTTGTCCCGGCAGCGAAAAATTATGCAGATGCCTACGCTGTTTTTGATATGTTCGGAGATAAGGATCACCCGGCAGTCATGGCACACTGTATTTACAGTGAGGATGAGATGGATCTTTTGAAAGAACACGGTGTCTATGTGGCACACTGCCCGGAATCGAACTTAAATCTTTCCTCCGGCATTGCACCGGTCCGAAAGTTCTTAGAGGAAGGTATTGCGGTCGGACTTGGTTCCGACGTGGCGGGCGGATCTTCACTTTCCATGGCAAAAGCTTTGACATTAGCGGTACAGGTATCAAAAATGTACTGGCGTCTGATTGATGAGAAAAGTAAGCCGCTGACATTTGCGGAAGCGTTTTATTTAGCGACAGCCGGAGGCGGCAGTTATTTTGGTAAAGTCGGTACATTTTTAGATGGATATGAATTTGATGCGGTTGTCGCCGAAGATCATATTGCAAAGGATGTAAGGGAGTATACACCGATCCAGAGGACAGAGCGCATGATGTATGATGAGAGTACAATGACGATCTGTGCAAAATATGCAGCCGGATGTGCGTGTGAGCTGTAA
- a CDS encoding phosphatase PAP2 family protein yields the protein MIYLPWFGHLERTVTTHFHVIHVALDDYIPFCEYFIIPYFLWFGYVAWGLGYFYFKNKDEYFRLCTMLFTGMTIFLVISTIYPNGHYLRPTTFARDNVFVHMVKCLYATDTATNLFPSIHVYNSIAVNLAVWHSENFRDKKVIRIGSAVLMVSIILSTMFLKQHSVFDVVTGIIMAVFMYMLVYVQNPARMTAGERKYERKLHQI from the coding sequence ATGATTTATCTGCCATGGTTTGGTCATTTAGAGAGAACCGTTACCACGCATTTTCATGTGATCCATGTTGCACTCGATGATTATATTCCATTTTGTGAATATTTTATTATTCCATACTTTTTATGGTTTGGATATGTTGCGTGGGGACTTGGTTACTTCTACTTTAAAAATAAAGACGAATATTTCCGTTTATGTACCATGTTGTTTACCGGAATGACGATCTTTTTAGTCATCTCCACCATTTATCCAAACGGACATTATTTAAGGCCGACTACTTTTGCGCGGGATAACGTGTTTGTACATATGGTAAAATGCCTCTACGCAACGGACACTGCGACGAACCTTTTCCCAAGTATTCACGTTTACAATTCCATTGCAGTCAATTTAGCCGTATGGCACAGTGAAAATTTCCGCGATAAAAAGGTCATCCGTATTGGTTCTGCTGTTCTTATGGTAAGCATTATTTTATCTACCATGTTTTTAAAACAGCACTCCGTATTTGATGTGGTTACCGGAATCATTATGGCAGTCTTCATGTACATGCTTGTCTATGTACAGAATCCGGCACGCATGACGGCCGGTGAGCGCAAATATGAGCGCAAACTTCACCAGATCTAA
- a CDS encoding L,D-transpeptidase family protein, whose protein sequence is MKEKNKRKMHGGASAKSYTGLVLTCVMTAIAVIYVGFAIYFESHFCFGTSIDGIAVGGSNVEKVEDAIRTEMKNYNLTVTAREDKNGTIAGSDIDMEPVFQGEIEKLLEEQNGFAWLILMFQKQEFELAKVVSYDEQKLDEAVRNLPCMKDQRTPVDATYSDYTRENGYALVPADYGTQVDNAKVRKAVSDAVLVLDETVDLEQSGCYLEPAIGDDDKDLLALIDALNQYVGVTITYDFGDDKEILDGTTISTWLSEGTDEKVSIDEEEVLAFVKTLAKKYNTAYSPKELKTSYGTTVTITGGFYGWRIDNGGEVEQILADLKAGKDVEREPVYLTTANSHGEHDYGDSYVEINLTNQHLFLYKDGKLVVESDFVSGNLSKGHDTPTGAFGLTYKTMNAVLRGPDYETPVTYWMPFNGDVGMHDATWRNKFGGSIYKTGGSHGCINLPASAAKKIYETIDKGYAVLVYRMPGDNPTVVQQPQADVPSVINAISIIGPVTLESETAIVNARNMYNSLSDADKAQVTNYDTLTAAEAALAVLKAQQPADGGQQPDQSQPQDQSQPQDQSQQPDQSQPQDQSQQPDQSQLQDQSQQTDGSQQDQSQQTDGSQPQG, encoded by the coding sequence ATGAAAGAGAAAAACAAGCGGAAAATGCATGGAGGTGCGTCAGCAAAAAGTTATACAGGACTGGTGCTCACATGTGTTATGACGGCGATTGCTGTGATTTATGTCGGGTTTGCGATTTATTTTGAAAGTCATTTTTGTTTTGGAACTTCTATTGATGGGATTGCAGTCGGTGGCAGCAATGTGGAAAAAGTCGAGGATGCGATCCGGACTGAGATGAAAAATTACAATCTGACAGTTACTGCACGCGAGGATAAAAATGGAACCATTGCAGGTTCGGATATTGATATGGAGCCGGTATTTCAGGGGGAAATAGAGAAACTTTTAGAGGAGCAGAATGGTTTTGCGTGGCTGATCCTGATGTTCCAGAAGCAGGAGTTTGAACTGGCAAAGGTTGTATCTTATGATGAACAGAAACTGGATGAGGCAGTCAGAAATTTACCATGTATGAAAGATCAGCGCACACCGGTGGATGCGACTTATTCTGATTATACAAGAGAAAACGGGTATGCGCTTGTACCGGCTGATTATGGAACCCAGGTCGATAACGCAAAAGTCAGGAAAGCGGTAAGTGATGCGGTTTTAGTATTGGATGAAACCGTTGATCTGGAGCAGAGCGGCTGTTATTTAGAGCCTGCAATCGGAGATGATGATAAAGATCTGCTGGCTTTGATCGATGCATTAAACCAGTATGTCGGTGTTACGATTACATATGACTTTGGGGATGATAAGGAAATATTGGATGGAACAACGATCAGTACCTGGCTTTCTGAGGGAACCGACGAAAAAGTTTCCATTGATGAGGAAGAAGTCCTTGCCTTTGTAAAGACACTGGCAAAGAAATATAATACTGCCTATTCACCGAAAGAGTTAAAGACTTCCTACGGTACGACGGTTACGATCACCGGTGGTTTTTATGGCTGGAGAATCGATAACGGAGGGGAAGTAGAACAGATTCTGGCAGACTTAAAAGCCGGAAAAGATGTGGAGAGAGAGCCGGTATATCTCACAACGGCAAACAGTCATGGCGAGCATGATTACGGTGATTCTTATGTTGAGATCAATCTGACAAACCAGCATTTATTCCTTTACAAAGACGGAAAACTGGTGGTGGAGAGTGATTTTGTTTCAGGAAATCTTTCAAAAGGACATGACACCCCGACAGGTGCATTCGGACTGACTTATAAAACCATGAATGCAGTCTTAAGAGGTCCGGATTATGAGACACCGGTTACCTACTGGATGCCGTTTAACGGCGATGTGGGTATGCATGATGCAACCTGGCGTAACAAGTTTGGTGGAAGTATTTATAAGACTGGTGGTTCCCATGGATGTATCAATCTGCCTGCATCAGCAGCAAAGAAGATCTATGAGACGATCGACAAGGGATATGCTGTTTTAGTATACCGTATGCCGGGTGACAATCCGACTGTTGTGCAGCAGCCGCAGGCGGATGTTCCATCTGTGATCAATGCGATCAGTATTATCGGGCCTGTAACATTAGAGAGCGAAACAGCAATCGTGAATGCGAGAAATATGTACAACTCACTTTCAGATGCAGACAAGGCTCAGGTAACAAATTATGACACACTGACAGCGGCAGAGGCAGCACTTGCGGTATTGAAGGCACAGCAGCCGGCTGATGGAGGGCAGCAGCCAGATCAGAGCCAGCCACAGGATCAGAGCCAGCCACAGGATCAGAGCCAGCAGCCAGACCAGAGCCAGCCACAGGATCAGAGCCAGCAGCCAGACCAGAGCCAGCTACAGGATCAGAGCCAGCAGACGGACGGAAGCCAGCAGGATCAAAGCCAGCAGACGGACGGAAGTCAGCCACAGGGATGA
- a CDS encoding helix-turn-helix transcriptional regulator: MRNQNIAKVLKEYRKRNHLSVNDVSILLEDRSFTAAPKTIYGWESGQANPSADILLTLCDLYNITDILEAFGYDSNENFHVTPSERTIIEAYRAHPEMHEAVSVLLGCSVPRKGSVSAHNTAAKEVSHPKQHSFGTNTTAAPKPSIKRY; encoded by the coding sequence ATGCGGAATCAGAATATAGCAAAAGTTTTAAAAGAATATCGTAAACGGAATCACCTGTCTGTAAATGATGTTTCTATCCTGTTAGAGGATCGTTCTTTTACCGCCGCTCCCAAAACGATTTACGGATGGGAAAGCGGACAGGCAAATCCAAGCGCAGATATCCTTTTAACACTCTGCGATCTATATAATATCACAGATATCCTTGAAGCATTCGGCTATGACAGCAATGAGAATTTTCATGTGACACCTTCTGAGCGGACGATCATTGAAGCCTATCGTGCACATCCGGAAATGCATGAAGCAGTCAGCGTTCTGTTAGGCTGCAGCGTACCACGCAAAGGTTCTGTATCTGCCCACAATACTGCAGCAAAAGAAGTTTCACATCCAAAGCAGCATTCTTTCGGAACGAATACTACAGCAGCTCCTAAACCTTCCATAAAACGTTATTGA
- a CDS encoding helix-turn-helix domain-containing protein, with product MGKSKVTDYMIRYIEENRMDAKSLAAHAGIDAGKLRKDYKEPLDAEEFLSLCAYLGIRPEQVQRML from the coding sequence ATGGGAAAATCAAAAGTGACGGATTATATGATCCGGTATATTGAAGAAAACCGGATGGATGCAAAATCGCTGGCGGCACATGCGGGCATCGATGCAGGAAAATTGCGGAAGGATTATAAGGAACCGCTGGATGCGGAGGAATTTCTTTCACTCTGCGCATATCTTGGTATCAGACCGGAACAGGTACAGCGGATGCTGTGA
- the spoVAD gene encoding stage V sporulation protein AD — MSMQTGKQSICFETPPYIVSSASIVGKKEGEGPLGACFDLIGEDDKFGQDTWEEAESTLQKEAFGMAVGKAGLKKEEIRYLFSGDLLGQNIATSFGLMDYQVPLFGLYGACSTCGEALSLGAMCVAAGYADYVVAMTSSHFASAEKQFRFPLEYANQRPMSATWTVTGSGAYVLGKRKSNACITGITTGKIIDYGIKDSMNMGAAMAPAAADTICQNLKDFGRRPEDYDHIITGDLGSVGREILIDLLKKEGYDISEMHLDCGMLIYESKAQGTGAGGSGCGCSAVTLAGHFLKQVEQGKLQRILFVPTGALLSTVSFNEGKTVPGIAHGVVIEHAD, encoded by the coding sequence ATGAGCATGCAGACGGGAAAACAGAGTATTTGTTTTGAAACGCCGCCTTATATTGTAAGCAGCGCAAGTATTGTCGGAAAAAAAGAGGGGGAGGGACCTCTTGGAGCCTGTTTTGATCTGATCGGGGAGGATGATAAATTTGGGCAGGACACCTGGGAAGAGGCAGAGAGTACCCTGCAGAAAGAGGCTTTCGGAATGGCAGTCGGAAAAGCAGGACTGAAAAAAGAAGAGATCCGTTATCTTTTTTCCGGAGATCTTTTAGGACAGAATATTGCCACTTCGTTTGGACTCATGGATTACCAGGTGCCGCTCTTTGGCCTGTATGGTGCGTGCAGTACCTGCGGCGAGGCGCTTTCCCTTGGAGCAATGTGTGTTGCTGCAGGATATGCGGATTACGTTGTGGCGATGACATCGAGCCATTTTGCCAGCGCCGAAAAGCAGTTCCGGTTTCCACTTGAATATGCGAACCAGAGACCAATGTCAGCAACCTGGACGGTGACAGGAAGTGGTGCGTATGTGCTTGGAAAAAGAAAGAGCAATGCGTGTATTACCGGCATCACGACCGGAAAGATCATCGATTATGGCATTAAGGATTCCATGAATATGGGGGCGGCAATGGCACCTGCGGCAGCAGATACGATCTGCCAGAACTTAAAAGATTTCGGGCGCAGGCCAGAGGACTATGATCACATTATTACCGGGGATCTAGGCAGTGTTGGAAGGGAGATCCTGATCGATCTTTTGAAAAAAGAAGGATACGATATCAGTGAGATGCATTTAGACTGCGGTATGCTGATCTATGAGAGCAAAGCGCAGGGAACCGGGGCAGGAGGTTCCGGATGCGGGTGTTCTGCCGTAACACTTGCCGGGCATTTTTTAAAACAGGTCGAGCAGGGAAAATTACAGCGTATCCTGTTTGTGCCGACCGGGGCACTTCTTTCCACGGTGTCTTTTAATGAAGGAAAAACGGTGCCAGGGATTGCACATGGAGTCGTGATCGAACATGCAGATTAA
- the spoVAE gene encoding stage V sporulation protein AE: MDYINAFWVGGAICALVQILMEKTKMLPGRIMVMLVCLGALLGALGIYQPFIEFAGAGASVPLLGFGNTLFKGVKEAVDEYGFLGIFLGGLKASAAGISAALIFAYLASIIFQPKMKK, from the coding sequence ATGGATTATATCAATGCATTCTGGGTTGGAGGGGCAATCTGTGCACTGGTGCAGATCTTAATGGAAAAAACAAAGATGCTTCCCGGAAGGATCATGGTGATGTTAGTGTGTCTTGGCGCACTGCTTGGGGCACTTGGGATCTACCAGCCGTTTATTGAATTTGCGGGAGCCGGGGCAAGTGTGCCGCTGCTTGGATTTGGGAATACCCTGTTTAAGGGAGTGAAAGAAGCGGTGGACGAGTATGGATTTTTAGGAATTTTTTTAGGTGGACTAAAAGCAAGTGCCGCTGGTATTTCAGCGGCACTGATCTTCGCATATCTGGCAAGTATTATTTTTCAGCCTAAGATGAAGAAATAG